A window from Candidatus Polarisedimenticolia bacterium encodes these proteins:
- a CDS encoding sugar phosphate nucleotidyltransferase has translation MERFLGKERFSDLIVVILGGGRGARLDPLTRKRSKPAVPIAGKYRLIDVTISNAINSGMERMFLLTQFNSVSLHRHIVRTYKFDFFSRGYVQILAARQTPEREIWFQGTADAVRQNLEIIEQTRGDDVLILAGDHMYRMDYRDMYRDHVVNEADITLAVHPASEEAIGSLGAVRVDDAGRVVEFREKPGDAAAREGMELTPRLQRQYGVATGQPYLGSMGIYIFKKEVLMGCLSGDRHDFGRHILPEGVGQLRIQAHFHHGYWRDIGTIAAFYDAHMDLLQPNPPFSFNDPGWPFYTHPRYLPASRITGCRFERTVLAEGGVLVDSTFEDSIIGIRSVIRKATIRQSLIMGSDAYPPEAPPNAPPVGIGEGSVIEKAIVDKNARIGREVRILNQRNILEAEGSGYVIREGILVVPKNAVIPDGTTI, from the coding sequence ATGGAAAGGTTTCTCGGGAAGGAGCGGTTCTCCGACCTGATCGTAGTGATCCTGGGAGGAGGCCGGGGGGCGCGTCTTGATCCGCTGACGCGGAAGCGGAGCAAGCCGGCGGTGCCGATCGCCGGGAAGTACCGCCTCATCGACGTCACCATCAGCAACGCCATCAACTCCGGGATGGAGCGGATGTTCCTGCTCACGCAGTTCAACTCCGTCTCCCTGCACCGGCACATTGTCCGCACCTACAAGTTCGACTTCTTCTCGCGGGGCTACGTCCAGATCCTGGCGGCGCGGCAGACGCCGGAGCGCGAGATCTGGTTCCAGGGGACGGCCGACGCGGTGCGGCAGAACCTGGAGATCATCGAGCAGACGCGCGGCGACGACGTCCTGATCCTGGCGGGGGATCACATGTACCGGATGGACTACCGGGACATGTACCGGGATCACGTCGTGAACGAGGCCGACATCACGCTGGCGGTCCATCCCGCTTCGGAGGAAGCCATCGGGAGCCTCGGGGCGGTGCGAGTGGACGACGCCGGCCGGGTCGTCGAATTTCGCGAAAAGCCGGGGGATGCCGCAGCCCGCGAAGGCATGGAGCTGACGCCGCGGCTGCAGCGCCAGTACGGGGTCGCCACCGGGCAGCCCTACCTCGGCTCGATGGGGATCTACATCTTCAAGAAGGAAGTCCTGATGGGATGCCTCTCGGGGGATCGGCACGATTTCGGACGCCACATCCTCCCGGAAGGCGTCGGGCAGCTCCGGATCCAGGCGCACTTCCATCACGGCTACTGGCGGGACATCGGCACGATCGCCGCCTTCTACGACGCCCACATGGACCTCCTCCAGCCGAACCCGCCGTTCTCCTTCAACGACCCGGGCTGGCCTTTCTACACGCACCCGCGCTACCTGCCGGCCTCGCGGATCACCGGTTGCCGGTTCGAGCGGACCGTCCTGGCCGAAGGGGGCGTCCTGGTCGACTCCACGTTCGAAGACTCGATCATCGGTATCCGGTCGGTGATCCGCAAAGCGACGATCCGGCAATCGTTGATCATGGGCTCGGACGCCTATCCGCCCGAGGCGCCGCCGAACGCACCGCCCGTCGGCATCGGCGAGGGGAGCGTCATCGAGAAGGCGATCGTGGACAAGAACGCCCGGATCGGCCGGGAGGTGCGGATCCTGAACCAACGGAACATCCTCGAGGCCGAAGGATCGGGCTACGTGATCCGGGAAGGGATCCTGGTCGTGCCCAAGAACGCCGTCATCCCCGACGGAACCACGATCTGA
- a CDS encoding alpha-amylase family glycosyl hydrolase, whose protein sequence is MELHASREARRLYRLDDFHFSASGTLLLPDFDAARAVAERINAGAKSQAGGTAAATSRRGAPAVSSGSIPPVKAWQLHAMGLINEIFHYLIQLYRESRKPSVLREALAAAGERLRDPSLETALDRIVGEFPPAAGHGGEGIAELFPAAAEGLETPELILQEALVLWLANVNPAFAPGKPLFDDAILRGSGYRELMEELHRFFEGQPPFGPDDQNLIDMLRSPALASPDSLQGQLEYIWKRWGYLLTGFRHLHRLLSALDWIREEETPRAGGGARATVPVPDFLDLQAEAERFSADRDWMPRVVLLAKNTHVWLEQLSRKHGRWIQRLDQVPDEELELLKRRGFTGLWLIGVWERSKASAAIKRLQGNPEAAPSAYSLAEYAVAADLGGAPALGNLKERAWARGIRLASDMVPNHMGIDSRWVLERPDWFLSRDRSPFPSYSFNGPDLSGDSRVGIFVEDHYFDRSDAAVVFRRLDRHTGEERFVYHGNDGTRTPWNDTAQLNYLNPEVREAVIGEILRVAREFPVIRFDAAMTLAKRHYQRLWFPQPGTGGAIPSRAEHGLTRELFDALMPREFWREVVDRVAREAPDTLLLAEAFWLMEGYFVRTLGMHRVYNSAFMNMLRDEENAKYRSVIKNTLEFDSEVLRRYVNFMNNPDEEPAVEAFGKGDKYFGICTLMAALPGLPMFGHGQWEGLWEKYGMEFRKPRQDETPDAELIARHEREISPLLHERALFAGVENFLLYDFFTAEGNVDENVFAFSNGAGGRRALVVYQNKFASTWGWIRTSAAFAVKEEGGKTHLAQSSLGQGLGISAEADRFTCFRELSSGLEFIHSSRDLCQKGLYLELHAYQCRVFLDVREVQDTRDRGYARLHAELGGRGVPSLEQALAELRYRPVHVAFRELANAEMFRRILAARAVERDAKPDPKLLDEVEWKARAVLEAIRQLTGAPGDEAKGAQRIRRSIEAMLRLPPAQPARRLGLLLAWILADGIEAMKPPMMEAGSDATAMAALGLEGILAEALRGLGGNPGRPVGDFDTVSIALRLGFEWQARGTTREMAEHLILRLERDEAARRILGFNEHEGTLYLNKEALEDFVSSLQTIAALQQRMAETPSEDPPPASQLGDPRLAPRAPRLTTVHQALQEVIAAAERAGYRVKDLHQELKRASGRSQ, encoded by the coding sequence ATGGAGCTCCACGCCTCCCGCGAAGCTCGCCGCCTTTATCGACTCGATGATTTCCATTTCTCCGCCTCGGGGACGCTGCTGCTTCCCGATTTCGACGCGGCGCGGGCCGTGGCCGAGCGGATCAACGCGGGAGCCAAATCTCAGGCGGGCGGCACGGCCGCGGCGACCTCCCGCAGGGGGGCACCCGCGGTCTCCAGCGGGTCGATCCCGCCGGTCAAAGCATGGCAGCTCCACGCGATGGGGCTCATCAATGAAATCTTCCACTACCTCATCCAGCTCTACCGGGAATCGCGCAAGCCGTCGGTCCTGCGCGAGGCGCTTGCCGCCGCCGGGGAGCGCCTGCGCGATCCCTCACTCGAGACGGCGCTCGATCGAATCGTCGGAGAGTTTCCTCCCGCCGCCGGCCATGGCGGCGAGGGGATCGCCGAGTTGTTCCCGGCCGCTGCCGAAGGCCTCGAGACCCCGGAGCTGATCCTCCAGGAAGCACTCGTCCTGTGGCTGGCGAACGTCAACCCGGCGTTCGCGCCCGGAAAGCCCCTCTTCGACGACGCCATCCTGAGAGGATCGGGTTATCGCGAGCTGATGGAGGAGCTGCATCGGTTCTTCGAAGGCCAGCCGCCGTTCGGCCCCGACGACCAGAACCTGATCGACATGCTCCGCTCGCCCGCTCTTGCCTCCCCCGATTCCCTCCAGGGACAACTCGAGTACATCTGGAAGCGCTGGGGCTACCTCCTCACCGGATTCCGGCACCTGCACCGGCTTCTCTCGGCGCTGGATTGGATTCGCGAGGAGGAGACGCCCCGAGCCGGAGGGGGGGCGCGCGCGACCGTCCCGGTCCCCGATTTCCTCGACCTGCAGGCGGAGGCGGAGAGGTTCTCCGCCGATCGCGACTGGATGCCGCGCGTCGTGCTCCTTGCCAAGAACACGCACGTATGGCTGGAGCAGCTTTCGCGGAAGCACGGCCGGTGGATCCAGCGGCTCGACCAGGTTCCCGACGAGGAGCTGGAGCTGCTCAAGCGGCGCGGCTTCACGGGGCTCTGGCTGATCGGGGTGTGGGAGCGGAGCAAGGCGTCCGCCGCGATCAAGCGGCTCCAGGGAAATCCGGAGGCGGCCCCGTCGGCCTACTCGCTGGCGGAGTACGCCGTCGCGGCCGACCTCGGGGGCGCGCCGGCGCTTGGCAATCTCAAGGAACGGGCCTGGGCGAGAGGGATTCGCCTGGCGAGCGACATGGTCCCGAATCACATGGGAATCGACTCGCGGTGGGTCCTCGAGCGCCCCGATTGGTTCTTGTCGCGGGACCGGAGTCCCTTCCCTTCCTACTCCTTCAACGGGCCGGATCTTTCAGGGGATTCGCGGGTCGGCATCTTCGTCGAGGACCATTATTTCGACCGCAGCGACGCGGCGGTGGTCTTCCGGCGGCTGGATCGCCATACCGGCGAGGAGCGGTTCGTCTACCACGGCAACGACGGCACACGGACCCCCTGGAACGACACGGCGCAGCTCAACTACCTGAACCCGGAGGTTCGCGAGGCGGTGATCGGCGAGATCCTGCGGGTGGCGCGGGAGTTTCCGGTGATCCGGTTCGACGCGGCGATGACGCTGGCGAAGCGCCACTACCAGCGCCTCTGGTTCCCGCAGCCCGGGACGGGCGGGGCGATCCCGTCACGCGCCGAGCACGGCCTGACGCGGGAGCTGTTCGACGCGCTGATGCCGCGCGAGTTCTGGCGCGAGGTGGTGGACCGCGTCGCGCGGGAGGCTCCCGACACGCTCCTCCTGGCCGAGGCGTTCTGGCTGATGGAAGGGTACTTCGTCCGGACGCTGGGGATGCACCGGGTCTACAACAGCGCTTTCATGAACATGCTCCGGGACGAGGAGAACGCGAAGTACCGGTCGGTCATCAAGAACACGCTGGAGTTCGACTCCGAGGTCCTGCGGCGCTACGTGAACTTCATGAACAACCCCGACGAGGAGCCGGCGGTCGAGGCGTTCGGCAAGGGCGACAAGTACTTCGGGATCTGCACGCTGATGGCGGCGCTGCCGGGGCTTCCGATGTTCGGCCACGGCCAGTGGGAAGGGCTCTGGGAGAAGTACGGCATGGAGTTCCGCAAGCCGCGGCAGGACGAGACCCCGGATGCCGAGCTGATCGCGCGACACGAGCGGGAGATCTCGCCCTTGCTGCACGAGCGGGCGCTGTTCGCGGGCGTCGAGAACTTTCTCCTGTACGACTTCTTCACCGCCGAGGGGAACGTCGACGAGAACGTCTTCGCCTTCTCCAACGGCGCCGGCGGGCGGCGCGCGCTCGTCGTGTACCAGAACAAGTTCGCGTCGACCTGGGGATGGATCCGGACGTCGGCGGCCTTCGCGGTCAAGGAAGAGGGAGGCAAGACGCATCTCGCGCAGAGCAGCCTGGGCCAGGGCCTCGGGATCTCCGCGGAGGCGGATCGCTTCACCTGCTTCCGGGAGCTGTCGTCAGGCTTGGAGTTCATCCACTCGAGCCGGGATCTCTGCCAGAAGGGTCTCTATCTCGAGCTGCACGCCTATCAGTGCCGGGTCTTCCTCGACGTGCGCGAGGTCCAGGACACGCGGGATCGCGGCTATGCTCGGCTGCACGCCGAGCTGGGCGGTCGGGGCGTGCCGAGCCTCGAGCAGGCTCTGGCGGAGCTGCGCTATCGCCCCGTCCACGTCGCCTTCCGGGAGCTGGCGAATGCGGAGATGTTCCGGCGGATCCTGGCGGCCCGGGCCGTCGAGCGGGACGCGAAGCCCGATCCGAAGCTGCTGGACGAGGTGGAATGGAAGGCCCGCGCGGTGCTCGAGGCGATCCGGCAGCTGACCGGGGCGCCGGGCGACGAGGCGAAGGGGGCGCAGCGGATCCGCCGCAGCATCGAAGCGATGCTCCGGCTGCCGCCCGCGCAGCCGGCCCGGCGGCTGGGTTTGCTCCTGGCGTGGATCCTGGCCGACGGGATCGAAGCCATGAAGCCCCCGATGATGGAAGCGGGAAGCGACGCGACTGCGATGGCCGCGTTGGGGCTGGAAGGAATCCTGGCGGAGGCGCTGCGCGGGCTCGGAGGCAACCCGGGACGCCCCGTCGGCGACTTCGACACCGTCTCGATAGCCCTGCGGCTCGGATTCGAATGGCAGGCGCGCGGGACGACCCGGGAGATGGCCGAGCACCTGATCCTCCGCCTGGAGCGCGACGAAGCGGCGCGACGGATCCTCGGCTTCAACGAACACGAGGGAACTCTCTACCTGAACAAGGAGGCACTGGAGGACTTCGTCTCGAGCCTCCAGACGATCGCGGCGCTGCAACAGAGGATGGCCGAGACGCCCTCGGAAGACCCGCCGCCTGCTTCCCAGCTCGGCGACCCGCGGTTGGCCCCGCGCGCGCCGCGGCTGACGACCGTCCACCAGGCCCTGCAGGAAGTGATCGCCGCCGCGGAGCGCGCCGGCTACCGCGTCAAGGACCTCCATCAGGAGCTGAAACGGGCTTCCGGACGCTCGCAGTGA
- the malQ gene encoding 4-alpha-glucanotransferase, whose product MIERRAGLLLHPTSLPGPYGIGDLGEEAERFLDWAASAGASIWQILPLGPPGPGNSPYSSASAFAGNPLLLSPERLVQEGILAEAELESPPRFSIRQVDFSAVASWKERLLRHSWNLFRQRGSAELLSASASFAAAPEAAEWLADWTLYAALKRRFGGSPWYEWRAELRGREPEALEAARRELAEEIACQRHLQFLFHRQWSRLKQEANRRGLWILGDLPLYVALDSADVWSHRELFDLDDQGQPRHVAGVPPDYFSKTGQRWGNPLYRWDRIADQGYRWWIERVGHALRQVDFLRIDHFRGLAAYWEIPAEEPTAVRGRWRPGPGVSFFEALRRELRELPIVAEDLGIITDDVRELRKSVGLPGMKVLQFAFGSDDSDHLPGRFGPDHVLYTGTHDNDTTVGWFEVLGEEERTRVLRYLGKSAADSRIAEEIHWEMMRAALESEASLAVLPVQDVLGLGSEARMNNPSTPEGNWAWRAAPGSFRPELARRLKELIVKSGREKSR is encoded by the coding sequence ATGATCGAACGAAGAGCCGGGTTGCTGCTGCATCCGACGTCCCTGCCGGGTCCCTACGGAATCGGCGACCTCGGGGAGGAGGCGGAGCGCTTCCTCGATTGGGCCGCGAGCGCCGGAGCGTCGATCTGGCAGATTCTTCCTCTCGGACCCCCGGGTCCCGGCAATTCGCCCTATTCCAGCGCTTCCGCCTTCGCCGGGAACCCTCTTCTCCTGTCGCCCGAGCGCCTGGTCCAGGAGGGAATCCTCGCCGAGGCCGAGCTCGAGAGCCCGCCGCGATTCTCGATCCGCCAGGTCGATTTCAGCGCCGTGGCGTCGTGGAAGGAGCGCCTTCTCCGCCATTCGTGGAACCTGTTCCGCCAGCGGGGCTCGGCCGAGCTCTTGAGCGCGTCGGCCTCCTTCGCGGCCGCCCCTGAAGCGGCGGAGTGGCTCGCGGATTGGACCCTCTACGCGGCGCTGAAGCGCCGCTTCGGCGGATCCCCCTGGTACGAATGGCGCGCCGAGCTGCGCGGGCGCGAGCCGGAGGCGCTGGAGGCGGCCCGGCGGGAGCTGGCGGAGGAGATCGCCTGCCAGCGCCACCTTCAATTCCTGTTCCACCGCCAATGGTCCCGGCTGAAACAGGAAGCGAATCGGCGCGGCCTTTGGATCCTGGGGGACCTGCCGCTGTACGTCGCGCTCGACAGCGCGGACGTATGGTCCCATCGGGAGCTGTTCGACCTGGACGATCAGGGTCAGCCGCGCCACGTCGCGGGCGTCCCCCCCGATTACTTCAGCAAGACGGGGCAGCGTTGGGGGAACCCGCTGTACCGCTGGGATCGAATCGCCGATCAAGGATATCGCTGGTGGATCGAGCGGGTGGGCCATGCCCTGCGCCAGGTCGATTTCCTGCGAATCGATCATTTTCGCGGGCTCGCGGCCTACTGGGAGATCCCGGCGGAGGAGCCGACGGCGGTGCGAGGACGATGGCGCCCCGGCCCCGGCGTCTCGTTCTTCGAGGCCTTGAGACGGGAGCTGAGGGAGCTCCCGATCGTCGCCGAAGATTTGGGAATCATCACCGACGACGTCCGCGAGCTGAGGAAGTCGGTCGGCCTTCCGGGGATGAAGGTCCTGCAATTCGCCTTCGGCAGCGACGACAGCGACCACCTCCCGGGAAGATTCGGGCCGGACCACGTGCTCTACACCGGAACCCATGACAACGACACGACGGTGGGATGGTTCGAGGTCCTGGGCGAAGAGGAGCGGACCCGCGTCCTGCGATATTTGGGGAAGTCCGCCGCCGATTCCCGGATCGCGGAGGAGATTCACTGGGAGATGATGCGCGCCGCGCTGGAATCGGAGGCGAGCCTCGCCGTCCTCCCGGTCCAGGACGTCCTCGGCCTGGGAAGCGAAGCGCGGATGAACAATCCCTCCACGCCGGAGGGGAATTGGGCGTGGCGCGCCGCCCCCGGATCGTTCCGCCCCGAGCTGGCCCGGCGCCTGAAGGAATTGATCGTGAAGAGCGGGCGAGAGAAAAGCCGGTGA